From one Candidatus Rhodoluna planktonica genomic stretch:
- a CDS encoding phosphoglyceromutase produces the protein MTSKYTLILLRHGNSLWNQENLFTGWVDVDLSDQGRAEAARAGELLKESGLKPDVVFTSRLKRAINTAHIALSAADRSWIDVERDWRLNERHYGALQGKDKAQTLAEYGAEQFQIWRRSYDVPPPPIDDADQYSQVNDERYAELGSNVPKTECLKDVLERMLPYWMSDIQPALKNGKTVLVTAHGNSLRALVKHLDGISDDEIAELNIPTGIPLVYQLDENFKPLVKGGEYLDPEAAAAGVAAVASQGKK, from the coding sequence ATGACTTCGAAATACACACTCATACTTCTGCGCCATGGAAACAGCCTTTGGAATCAAGAAAATCTTTTCACTGGTTGGGTTGATGTCGACCTCAGTGACCAGGGCCGCGCAGAGGCTGCGCGAGCAGGTGAGTTGCTGAAGGAATCTGGTTTGAAGCCGGATGTGGTTTTCACATCAAGACTCAAGCGTGCAATCAACACAGCGCACATCGCGTTGAGTGCAGCCGATCGTTCTTGGATTGATGTTGAACGCGACTGGCGTCTAAACGAACGTCACTATGGAGCGCTGCAGGGCAAAGACAAGGCCCAGACTTTGGCCGAGTACGGAGCCGAGCAATTTCAAATCTGGCGCCGCAGCTACGATGTTCCGCCACCACCTATCGATGACGCTGACCAGTACTCACAGGTAAATGATGAGCGCTACGCAGAACTTGGATCTAACGTGCCAAAGACTGAGTGCTTGAAAGATGTCCTAGAGCGCATGTTGCCTTACTGGATGTCGGACATTCAGCCAGCGCTAAAAAATGGCAAGACAGTTTTGGTTACCGCACACGGTAATTCACTGCGCGCATTGGTAAAACACCTTGACGGTATTTCAGATGACGAAATTGCCGAACTAAACATTCCAACCGGCATCCCGCTGGTCTACCAACTAGACGAAAACTTCAAGCCGTTGGTCAAAGGTGGCGAGTATCTTGACCCAGAGGCGGCAGCAGCCGGTGTCGCTGCTGTGGCTTCGCAAGGCAAAAAATAG
- the phoU gene encoding phosphate signaling complex protein PhoU, translating to MREVFQTELHEVQSRLVELAQDATRVIEKATNAFNQSNVHLADDAIAIADATANKALALDELVIKILARQSPVARDLRILVSALRISASLERMSALAGHIAAIARYRFPDSAVPAPLRETFVEMGKLDVELGKKVVELLQNTDVDFARQIQAQDARIDELHRHVFDVVLGSDWKENAMYTVDVTLASRYHERFADHVVDISAKVSYLTTGDWNDAE from the coding sequence GTGCGCGAAGTATTTCAAACTGAACTTCACGAAGTGCAGAGCAGGCTAGTTGAGCTGGCCCAGGATGCCACTCGAGTAATCGAGAAGGCAACTAACGCTTTCAATCAGTCAAATGTGCATCTAGCTGACGACGCGATTGCCATAGCCGACGCGACAGCCAACAAAGCCCTAGCCCTCGATGAGTTAGTGATCAAAATTTTGGCCCGACAATCACCGGTAGCCCGAGACTTGAGAATTTTGGTTTCGGCCTTGCGCATTTCTGCATCGCTGGAGCGGATGTCTGCACTTGCTGGCCACATCGCCGCAATTGCCCGCTATCGATTTCCAGACAGCGCTGTGCCTGCTCCGCTCCGCGAAACCTTTGTCGAGATGGGCAAGCTAGACGTCGAATTGGGCAAGAAAGTTGTCGAACTGCTGCAGAACACCGACGTTGATTTTGCCCGTCAAATTCAGGCTCAGGATGCCCGCATAGACGAACTGCACCGCCATGTTTTCGACGTAGTTTTGGGCAGCGACTGGAAAGAAAATGCCATGTACACAGTGGATGTGACCCTGGCCAGCCGCTACCACGAACGTTTTGCCGACCACGTAGTCGACATCTCAGCCAAGGTGAGTTACCTAACTACCGGCGACTGGAATGACGCTGAATAG
- a CDS encoding sensor histidine kinase, protein MNEFWFDFLIGLGGVVFGAIVVYLVTRARRLDLEEELARLSEPETAAELLDVLATSAALIDGLNHVVKATHAAQALGLKQGVAMPYPEITALAKNARDTAEAQSSEIEIATGITGETMTVLARAALLSDGNVLLTVEDMTESARLDETRRDFIANISHELKTPIGAISLLSEALLDCEDEATTKKFAADLHRESIRLASLVQDIIQLSRLQVADITKTAQPVDLGQVVVEAIERNRFLAEKNNVVIKADAPSGVIVLGDHELLVTAIKNLIENAINYSSEGSQVGIGLRHKYGVAAIAVADNGVGIAPEHQERIFERFYRADASRSRNTGGTGLGLAIVKHVALKHRGDVQLSSTPGVGSTFTFRVPIARVSNTEKES, encoded by the coding sequence GTGAACGAATTCTGGTTTGACTTTTTGATTGGCCTGGGCGGTGTCGTCTTCGGCGCAATCGTGGTCTACCTAGTTACTCGGGCAAGGCGCCTAGATCTAGAGGAAGAATTGGCCAGACTGAGCGAGCCAGAGACTGCGGCAGAGTTGCTCGATGTTTTAGCGACGTCAGCAGCCTTGATTGACGGTTTGAACCATGTTGTAAAAGCCACCCATGCGGCCCAAGCCCTCGGTCTAAAGCAGGGTGTGGCCATGCCATATCCAGAGATCACCGCGCTTGCCAAGAACGCGCGTGACACCGCCGAAGCTCAGAGCTCCGAAATCGAAATTGCCACTGGCATAACCGGCGAGACTATGACCGTGCTGGCGCGAGCAGCTCTGCTTTCTGATGGCAATGTGTTGCTTACGGTCGAAGACATGACTGAATCGGCAAGGTTAGATGAAACTCGTCGAGACTTTATCGCAAACATTTCGCATGAGTTGAAAACTCCGATCGGGGCAATCAGTCTGCTCTCTGAAGCATTGCTCGACTGCGAGGATGAGGCCACGACGAAAAAGTTTGCTGCTGACCTGCATCGCGAATCTATCCGCTTAGCCTCGCTAGTTCAAGACATCATCCAGTTGTCTCGCTTGCAGGTCGCTGATATCACCAAAACGGCTCAGCCAGTTGATCTTGGTCAGGTGGTAGTTGAGGCAATCGAACGCAACCGCTTCTTGGCAGAGAAAAACAACGTCGTAATTAAAGCGGATGCACCAAGCGGAGTTATCGTCCTGGGTGACCATGAGTTACTGGTTACGGCAATCAAAAACCTGATTGAAAACGCGATCAATTATTCGTCCGAGGGTTCACAGGTTGGAATAGGTCTTCGTCACAAGTATGGCGTGGCCGCAATTGCGGTTGCGGATAACGGCGTCGGCATTGCCCCCGAGCACCAAGAACGCATCTTTGAACGTTTTTACCGAGCCGATGCGTCACGTTCGCGCAACACCGGAGGAACGGGTTTGGGTCTGGCAATTGTGAAGCACGTCGCACTGAAGCACCGTGGCGATGTTCAGCTCTCGTCAACTCCCGGAGTTGGTTCCACCTTTACTTTCCGCGTTCCAATCGCTCGCGTTAGCAACACAGAGAAAGAGAGCTAA
- a CDS encoding response regulator transcription factor gives MTSILVVEDEQSLREPLVYLLEKEGYQVFQAEDGDQAIVQFEAVNPDLILLDLMLPKKSGNDVCREIRATSNVPIIMLTAKDGEIDKVVGLEIGADDYVTKPYSSRELLARVKAVLRRGAEPKLADAQEGILQAGPVKMDLERHIVTVHGEKVSMPLKEFELLELLLENVNRVLTRGQIIDRVWGSNYFGDTKTLDVHIKRIRSKIEDDPARPAHLLTVRGLGYKYEA, from the coding sequence ATGACTTCGATACTGGTAGTAGAAGACGAGCAATCGCTTCGAGAGCCGCTGGTCTATCTTCTGGAAAAAGAGGGTTACCAAGTCTTTCAAGCCGAGGACGGCGATCAAGCTATCGTCCAATTTGAGGCAGTCAATCCAGATCTGATTCTTTTGGATTTGATGCTGCCCAAAAAGTCAGGCAACGATGTTTGTCGCGAGATTAGAGCGACTTCGAATGTGCCGATCATCATGCTCACGGCAAAAGATGGCGAGATCGACAAAGTTGTTGGCCTAGAAATTGGGGCCGATGACTACGTCACCAAGCCCTATTCATCGAGAGAGTTGCTGGCTAGGGTGAAGGCGGTTTTGCGTCGCGGTGCCGAACCAAAACTAGCGGATGCGCAAGAAGGTATTTTGCAGGCTGGACCGGTGAAGATGGATCTTGAACGTCACATCGTTACCGTTCACGGCGAAAAGGTTTCAATGCCGCTGAAAGAGTTTGAGCTGCTTGAACTCCTGCTCGAGAACGTCAATCGAGTTTTGACCCGAGGTCAAATTATTGATCGTGTTTGGGGTTCAAATTATTTTGGTGACACAAAAACTCTGGATGTCCACATCAAACGAATTCGATCGAAAATCGAGGATGACCCTGCTCGACCAGCTCACTTGCTGACTGTGAGAGGTTTAGGTTACAAGTACGAGGCCTAG
- a CDS encoding CarD family transcriptional regulator, with amino-acid sequence MKFEVGETVVYPHHGAAQIIEVADRTIRGETKLYLQLKVAQGDLTIWVPADNVEMVGVRDVIDKKGVEQVFSVLRAEFVEEPTNWSRRYKANLEKLASGDVVKVSEVVRDLWRRDQDRGLSAGEKRMLAKARQILVSELALARKVDEDKASATLDEVLAS; translated from the coding sequence ATGAAGTTCGAAGTCGGCGAAACCGTTGTTTATCCTCACCACGGTGCTGCACAAATTATCGAAGTAGCCGATCGCACCATTCGCGGCGAAACCAAACTTTACCTACAGCTCAAAGTTGCTCAGGGCGACCTGACCATTTGGGTTCCGGCCGACAACGTTGAAATGGTTGGCGTGCGCGACGTCATCGACAAAAAAGGTGTTGAGCAGGTATTTAGTGTTTTGCGTGCCGAATTTGTTGAAGAGCCAACAAACTGGTCAAGGCGCTACAAAGCCAATCTTGAAAAGCTTGCCTCCGGTGATGTTGTCAAAGTTTCAGAAGTGGTTCGTGACCTGTGGCGTCGCGATCAAGACCGTGGCCTTTCGGCCGGTGAAAAACGCATGCTGGCGAAAGCCCGTCAAATTTTAGTTTCCGAGCTCGCACTTGCTCGCAAGGTTGACGAAGACAAAGCTTCGGCAACGCTTGACGAAGTTCTGGCTTCTTAG
- a CDS encoding bifunctional 2-C-methyl-D-erythritol 4-phosphate cytidylyltransferase/2-C-methyl-D-erythritol 2,4-cyclodiphosphate synthase yields the protein MGTRDIAVVLVAAGRGERLGAEKPKAFVELAGRTLISHSLENIVAVANLAQVIVAVPKELIAEANQLVSAHHLTDVSFAVVAGGQTRQESISLALQNLDSQVAVVLVHDAARALAPTELFDRVASRVRETKGAVIPALPVVDTVKRISDDLILETVDRESLVSAQTPQGFLAAELTEVYAAAQAEFTDDAALFQSFGKSVSHIYGTRRAFKITTPEDLTSAELLFGVDVRTGIGTDVHRFTSDPEKPLFLGTVVWPGELGLEGHSDGDAVSHAIVDALLSAAGLGDIGSNFGVDRPEFAGANGSVFLSETLRLIAQHGFQVRNIAVQIIGNRPKVAPHRERVEAALFELIKAPVSLSATTTDGLGFLGNSEGVAAVATALIARPNSSPIDRLGA from the coding sequence ATGGGCACTCGCGACATCGCGGTTGTGCTGGTCGCTGCCGGTCGCGGAGAGCGTCTCGGTGCCGAAAAACCAAAAGCATTTGTTGAACTAGCTGGGCGCACCCTAATTTCGCACTCGCTAGAAAATATTGTTGCGGTGGCAAATTTGGCCCAGGTGATTGTTGCCGTCCCTAAAGAACTCATCGCTGAGGCAAATCAGTTGGTTAGCGCTCACCATCTGACCGATGTGTCTTTCGCAGTTGTTGCCGGAGGCCAAACGCGCCAAGAGTCAATTTCGCTGGCGCTTCAAAATCTCGATAGTCAAGTTGCGGTGGTTCTCGTGCATGATGCGGCCAGAGCCTTAGCACCGACTGAGTTATTCGATCGGGTTGCCAGTCGAGTTCGTGAAACCAAAGGCGCAGTCATACCTGCCCTGCCGGTTGTCGACACCGTGAAGCGAATTAGTGACGACCTAATTCTTGAAACTGTTGACCGTGAAAGCTTGGTTTCAGCACAGACACCGCAGGGTTTCTTGGCAGCTGAGCTAACCGAAGTTTATGCCGCTGCTCAGGCCGAGTTCACCGATGACGCAGCGCTCTTTCAATCATTTGGCAAGTCGGTTAGTCACATCTATGGCACCAGACGAGCGTTCAAGATCACAACCCCAGAAGACCTAACCAGTGCCGAATTGCTTTTTGGCGTCGATGTTCGAACCGGCATCGGAACCGACGTTCATCGCTTTACGAGTGATCCCGAAAAACCACTTTTTCTGGGCACCGTGGTTTGGCCCGGTGAGCTTGGTCTTGAAGGCCACAGTGATGGCGATGCGGTTAGCCACGCAATTGTCGATGCGCTGCTTTCAGCTGCGGGTCTAGGCGACATCGGCAGCAATTTTGGAGTCGACCGACCTGAATTTGCCGGGGCAAACGGGTCTGTGTTCCTCTCTGAAACACTGCGTTTGATTGCTCAACACGGGTTTCAGGTCAGAAATATTGCCGTTCAAATAATTGGCAATCGCCCCAAGGTGGCACCGCATCGCGAACGAGTTGAGGCAGCTTTGTTCGAGTTGATCAAGGCTCCGGTTTCACTTTCCGCGACCACGACCGATGGGCTCGGCTTTCTTGGAAATTCAGAAGGTGTGGCGGCAGTTGCAACCGCGCTAATTGCCCGACCAAACTCATCGCCAATCGATAGGCTTGGCGCGTGA
- the cysS gene encoding cysteine--tRNA ligase — MTLRLHDSRTQSIRDFVPLDANKVGMYVCGPTVQGAPHVGHLRSALVYDQLRRWLMAKGQEVILVRNVTDIDDKVLANAQATQEHWWALAYRYELEFSAAYSALNILPPTYEPRATASIPEMLKLIDRLIASGYAYQAEDGSANVYFNARDWQEYGSLTNQRIDDMEPTDPDEARGKRDSYDFALWKAHKPTEPESAAWDSAFGLGRPGWHIECSAMATKYLGSNFDIHGGGLDLRFPHHENELAQSSAAGDKFANYWLHNGLVNVSGQKMSKSLGNSIFAADLLAAAEPAVVRYYLGSAHYRSVLDYHDGVLEEAQAALNRVRGFIAKATAVAPQTQLPDNIMSALPQDFVAAMDNDLAIPEALAVLHSTVREGNSALAANQRDELVPKLTQVQAMLTVLGLELAPAQSAANQVLADLVGALLAERSQARANKDFARSDQIRDLLKSASISIEDNADHTNWSID, encoded by the coding sequence GTGACCCTTAGACTCCACGACTCACGCACACAATCAATTCGTGATTTTGTGCCGCTCGATGCCAACAAAGTTGGCATGTATGTTTGCGGTCCTACTGTTCAGGGTGCTCCTCACGTTGGGCACCTTCGGTCCGCGCTGGTTTACGATCAACTGCGCCGCTGGCTGATGGCCAAAGGTCAAGAAGTCATCCTGGTTCGAAATGTCACAGACATCGACGACAAAGTTTTGGCTAACGCCCAAGCGACCCAAGAACACTGGTGGGCTTTGGCCTATCGATACGAGCTTGAGTTCAGTGCTGCCTATTCTGCTTTGAATATTTTGCCGCCGACCTATGAGCCGAGAGCTACCGCCAGCATCCCTGAAATGCTGAAACTTATAGATCGATTGATTGCTAGCGGTTATGCCTACCAAGCCGAAGACGGCTCAGCCAACGTCTATTTTAATGCTCGAGATTGGCAAGAATACGGATCGCTAACAAACCAGCGAATCGACGACATGGAGCCCACAGACCCTGATGAGGCTCGAGGAAAGCGCGACAGTTACGACTTCGCCCTCTGGAAGGCACACAAACCAACTGAGCCAGAGAGTGCAGCTTGGGACAGTGCTTTCGGTCTAGGCAGACCCGGTTGGCACATCGAATGTTCGGCTATGGCAACCAAGTATCTGGGCAGTAATTTTGACATCCACGGTGGCGGTCTAGATCTGAGGTTCCCGCACCATGAAAATGAATTGGCTCAATCTTCTGCTGCGGGTGATAAGTTTGCGAACTACTGGCTACACAACGGCCTAGTTAATGTTTCTGGGCAGAAGATGTCTAAGTCGTTGGGCAACTCAATCTTTGCTGCCGACCTCTTGGCTGCTGCTGAACCTGCCGTGGTCAGGTACTACCTGGGTTCGGCACACTACCGCTCAGTGCTTGACTATCACGATGGTGTGCTCGAAGAGGCGCAGGCAGCACTAAACCGAGTTCGCGGGTTTATCGCTAAGGCAACCGCAGTTGCACCGCAAACTCAGCTGCCCGACAACATCATGTCGGCCCTGCCCCAAGATTTTGTTGCTGCGATGGACAACGATTTGGCCATTCCGGAAGCTTTGGCGGTACTGCACTCGACGGTTCGCGAAGGCAATTCGGCTCTTGCGGCTAACCAGCGCGACGAGCTTGTCCCAAAACTAACTCAGGTACAGGCAATGCTCACGGTGCTCGGTCTCGAGCTAGCTCCGGCCCAGTCCGCAGCAAATCAGGTGTTGGCCGACTTGGTGGGTGCATTGCTAGCAGAGCGTTCGCAGGCACGAGCAAACAAAGATTTTGCCCGATCAGATCAGATTCGGGACCTTCTAAAATCGGCGTCGATTTCAATCGAAGATAACGCTGACCACACAAATTGGAGCATTGACTAA
- the rlmB gene encoding 23S rRNA (guanosine(2251)-2'-O)-methyltransferase RlmB — protein MAKPGRPGAAKGKKGARVGTGGHGKQALEGKGPTPKAEDRKNHKAYKAKQSAERRKEATGGIVRRGEFLAPTAKTAGTRGATARNTSRVAKAADASETLSGRNSVVEALKAKVPATALFIAQRIEMDDRVKEAITLANKRGIPVNEVTRPEIDRMTGFDSVHQGIALQVPPYKYQHPQEMLDTIISRGQKPLLVALDGITDPRNLGAIIRSVAAFGGQGIILPQRRSTGVTASAWKTSAGAAARVPVALAANLNATLKEFKKRGLFVVGLDADGDIDLPNLELSSEPLVIVVGSEGKGLSRLVSENCDAIVSIPITGDTESLNAGIAASVTLYEVSKRRERLR, from the coding sequence ATGGCAAAACCGGGGCGCCCAGGCGCAGCAAAAGGCAAAAAAGGCGCTCGTGTTGGCACGGGTGGCCACGGTAAGCAGGCACTTGAGGGTAAAGGCCCTACTCCAAAAGCTGAAGATCGAAAGAACCACAAAGCCTATAAGGCCAAGCAATCTGCCGAGCGCCGCAAAGAGGCAACCGGCGGTATAGTGCGCCGAGGTGAGTTTCTGGCGCCAACCGCAAAAACTGCCGGCACCAGAGGGGCAACAGCCCGAAATACTTCGCGGGTGGCAAAAGCCGCAGATGCCTCAGAAACACTTTCCGGTCGTAACTCGGTTGTCGAAGCTCTAAAGGCAAAAGTTCCAGCGACCGCATTATTTATTGCGCAGCGCATTGAAATGGATGACCGCGTCAAAGAGGCCATCACGTTGGCAAATAAGCGCGGCATTCCGGTAAACGAGGTAACCCGTCCCGAAATCGATCGCATGACCGGATTCGATTCAGTTCACCAAGGCATTGCGCTGCAGGTGCCGCCGTATAAATATCAGCATCCGCAGGAAATGCTCGACACAATTATTTCGCGAGGGCAAAAACCACTTTTGGTTGCTCTTGACGGCATTACCGATCCCAGAAACCTCGGTGCAATTATTCGCTCCGTGGCTGCATTTGGTGGCCAGGGCATAATTTTGCCGCAACGCCGTTCCACCGGAGTGACAGCATCGGCTTGGAAAACATCAGCCGGAGCCGCAGCGCGTGTGCCGGTTGCCTTGGCCGCAAACCTAAACGCCACCTTGAAAGAATTCAAAAAACGTGGGCTTTTCGTCGTTGGTCTCGACGCAGATGGCGACATTGACCTACCAAACCTAGAGCTGTCGAGTGAGCCACTGGTGATCGTCGTCGGTTCTGAAGGTAAGGGGCTCTCGCGGTTGGTGTCTGAAAACTGCGACGCTATTGTGTCAATCCCAATAACCGGAGACACCGAATCGTTGAACGCTGGAATTGCTGCCAGTGTGACTCTGTATGAAGTGTCTAAGCGCCGCGAACGCCTGCGCTAA
- a CDS encoding DUF4032 domain-containing protein, protein MTSLDITAATVDPALLDLPWHLPLEEWPADHIAALPKGLSRHTVRFAHLGDHVIAIKETLPELAKREYEMLKNLLKLDVPCVEPFAIINNRTSEQGEPLLSVLITRHLKFSLPYRAMWSQGLRPETATRLVDALALLLVRLHIAGFFWGDVSLSNTLFRRDAGAFAAYLVDAETGQLYDSGLSNGQRENDLEIARVNIAGELMDLVASGNAAPGVDPVATSSRIVSKYRELWSALTSAETFSVDEKWKIGRRVQALNELGFDIEEMAIKTTDDGSTLKIQPKVVDAGHHSRRLLRLTGLDVEENQARRLLNDLDQYRLEHPRPGADEEVLAHEWLSHAFEPVVTAIPRELHGRLEPAEIYHQVLEHKWYLCQEQNRDVPLVEAVHSYIDNVLIHRRDEEAYLAPATEAITLPNAVPSGTIVVDDEDEVDWRDLV, encoded by the coding sequence GTGACTTCGCTAGATATCACGGCTGCCACGGTAGACCCGGCACTGCTGGATCTACCGTGGCATTTGCCATTAGAAGAGTGGCCAGCCGATCATATTGCGGCTTTGCCAAAGGGGCTCAGCCGGCATACGGTTCGGTTTGCGCATCTCGGTGATCACGTCATCGCCATCAAAGAGACTTTGCCTGAACTAGCAAAGCGCGAATACGAGATGCTCAAAAACCTTCTCAAGCTCGATGTTCCCTGCGTCGAACCATTTGCCATCATCAACAATCGAACTTCAGAGCAGGGCGAACCTTTACTGTCGGTTCTAATCACCCGACATCTTAAGTTTTCACTTCCCTATCGAGCCATGTGGTCTCAGGGTCTTCGACCTGAAACCGCAACTCGTTTGGTTGATGCGCTGGCGCTCTTGCTGGTGCGCCTGCACATCGCCGGTTTCTTCTGGGGAGATGTTTCGCTTTCGAATACTCTGTTTCGCCGCGATGCTGGAGCCTTTGCAGCGTATCTGGTCGACGCCGAGACTGGACAGCTTTACGATTCCGGATTATCCAATGGCCAGCGGGAAAACGATCTAGAGATTGCCCGGGTGAACATTGCTGGTGAACTAATGGATCTGGTGGCCTCGGGTAATGCTGCTCCGGGGGTCGATCCGGTTGCAACCAGCAGTCGAATAGTTTCAAAATATCGTGAACTCTGGTCTGCGCTAACGAGTGCGGAAACTTTCAGCGTTGACGAAAAATGGAAAATTGGTCGCCGAGTCCAAGCGCTCAACGAATTGGGCTTCGACATCGAAGAGATGGCCATTAAGACCACCGACGATGGCAGCACATTAAAAATTCAACCCAAAGTAGTAGATGCCGGCCACCACAGCCGACGCCTACTTCGCCTGACCGGCCTTGACGTTGAAGAAAACCAGGCTAGGCGTTTACTCAATGATCTCGATCAGTACCGACTTGAGCATCCGCGACCCGGGGCCGACGAAGAGGTTTTGGCACACGAATGGCTAAGCCACGCCTTTGAACCGGTAGTTACGGCAATTCCGCGCGAATTACACGGGCGATTAGAGCCCGCAGAAATTTATCACCAGGTTCTTGAACACAAGTGGTATCTATGCCAAGAGCAAAATCGAGATGTTCCCCTGGTTGAAGCAGTTCACTCGTACATCGACAACGTCTTGATTCATCGACGTGATGAAGAGGCCTATCTAGCGCCGGCAACAGAAGCGATTACCCTGCCAAACGCTGTGCCCTCAGGCACAATCGTGGTCGATGATGAAGATGAAGTTGACTGGCGCGATTTGGTTTAG
- a CDS encoding ABC transporter ATP-binding protein, with protein MATVTFDNATRMYPGGTRAAVDALNLDIADGEFLVLVGPSGCGKSTSLRMLAGLEEVNSGRILIGDRDVTTVPPKDRDIAMVFQNYALYPHMTVAENMGFALKIAGVSKEERAERVLEAAKLLDLEPYLSRKPKALSGGQRQRVAMGRAIVRKPQVFLMDEPLSNLDAKLRVQTRTQIASLQRRLGVTTVYVTHDQVEAMTMGDRVVVLKDGILQQVASPQELYDKPKNVFVAGFIGSPAMNLLQLPIVDGGVQFGSAVIPVAREVLAKTKAKEVTVGIRPENMVVSKGAGIEVDIDVVEELGADGYLYGHTSIHGASQDVVARVDGRVHPHAGEKVSLQPEGGIVHLFDIESGERIN; from the coding sequence ATGGCAACAGTAACATTTGACAACGCAACACGAATGTACCCAGGCGGTACCCGCGCAGCGGTAGACGCGCTAAACCTAGACATCGCTGATGGCGAATTCTTGGTTCTTGTCGGCCCTTCTGGCTGTGGAAAATCAACATCTCTTCGCATGCTTGCGGGCCTTGAAGAAGTCAACTCAGGCCGAATTCTTATTGGTGACCGCGACGTTACTACCGTGCCACCAAAAGACCGCGACATCGCTATGGTTTTCCAGAACTATGCGCTGTACCCACATATGACCGTTGCTGAAAACATGGGCTTCGCCTTGAAGATTGCTGGCGTTAGCAAAGAAGAGCGCGCCGAGCGCGTTCTAGAGGCAGCAAAACTTCTAGATCTAGAGCCATACCTTTCACGCAAGCCCAAGGCACTTTCGGGTGGTCAGCGTCAGCGTGTTGCTATGGGTCGAGCAATCGTCCGCAAGCCTCAGGTCTTCTTGATGGATGAGCCTCTTTCTAACTTGGATGCGAAACTTCGCGTTCAGACCCGTACCCAAATCGCCTCGCTGCAGCGACGCCTAGGAGTCACCACCGTTTACGTAACCCACGACCAGGTCGAAGCTATGACCATGGGTGACCGCGTTGTCGTTCTAAAAGACGGCATTCTTCAGCAGGTTGCCTCACCTCAAGAGCTATATGACAAGCCAAAGAACGTGTTTGTTGCCGGCTTCATCGGTTCGCCAGCAATGAACTTGCTGCAGTTGCCAATCGTTGACGGCGGAGTTCAGTTTGGTTCGGCAGTTATCCCAGTTGCTCGCGAAGTCTTGGCAAAGACCAAGGCTAAAGAGGTAACCGTGGGTATTCGCCCAGAGAACATGGTTGTTTCAAAGGGTGCCGGCATCGAGGTAGACATCGATGTTGTTGAAGAGCTAGGTGCCGATGGCTACCTATACGGCCACACCAGCATTCACGGTGCATCTCAAGACGTAGTTGCCCGTGTTGACGGTCGAGTCCACCCACACGCTGGTGAGAAGGTATCGCTTCAGCCAGAGGGCGGAATCGTTCACTTATTCGACATCGAGTCAGGCGAACGCATCAACTAG
- a CDS encoding DsbA family protein, whose product MTPNQHKQTRSQQREEARAKAKALREQHKKTERRKRVIIQSSVTVLALAVIGGIVAALVSGANQETVEPKNFSFSDGIKIGAGLQAFTETNTPEPSATPDGGFATVPNIKIFVDYQCPICQAFEVPNQSQIKSWVETGAATVEIHPISFLDGRGSPNQYSSRAANAAICVAEYSPNNFFDFNSALFENQPEEGTPGPENAALIETAKSVGVTNETEIADCINEKRFGGWLSDATDRALSTPVEGTDIIIQGTPAIIVNGEQYTWTTGDELVSPARFAQWLQQVAAK is encoded by the coding sequence ATGACCCCGAACCAGCACAAACAGACTCGCTCACAGCAACGTGAAGAGGCTCGCGCCAAGGCTAAGGCGTTGAGAGAACAGCACAAAAAAACCGAGCGTCGTAAGCGAGTAATTATCCAGAGCAGCGTGACCGTTCTGGCACTTGCGGTCATCGGCGGAATTGTGGCAGCGCTCGTTTCAGGTGCGAACCAAGAGACGGTCGAGCCGAAAAACTTTAGCTTCAGCGACGGCATCAAGATCGGTGCAGGTTTGCAGGCATTTACCGAAACCAATACTCCAGAGCCAAGCGCGACTCCAGACGGTGGTTTTGCCACGGTTCCGAACATCAAGATTTTCGTCGATTACCAGTGCCCGATTTGCCAGGCCTTCGAGGTGCCAAACCAGTCTCAAATTAAGAGCTGGGTTGAAACCGGCGCTGCAACCGTAGAGATTCACCCAATTTCTTTCTTGGATGGCCGCGGGTCACCGAATCAGTACTCTTCGCGGGCGGCTAACGCGGCAATCTGTGTTGCCGAGTACTCACCAAACAACTTCTTTGATTTCAACTCAGCACTGTTTGAAAACCAACCTGAAGAGGGGACACCTGGCCCCGAAAATGCAGCTCTAATCGAAACTGCCAAATCGGTGGGCGTAACCAATGAGACCGAAATCGCAGATTGCATTAACGAAAAGCGATTCGGTGGTTGGCTATCAGATGCCACCGATAGAGCGCTATCAACGCCGGTTGAAGGCACTGACATCATCATCCAGGGAACTCCGGCAATCATCGTGAACGGCGAGCAGTACACCTGGACCACCGGTGACGAGTTGGTTAGCCCAGCGCGATTTGCTCAGTGGCTTCAGCAGGTGGCAGCTAAATAG